In Vidua macroura isolate BioBank_ID:100142 chromosome 7, ASM2450914v1, whole genome shotgun sequence, a single genomic region encodes these proteins:
- the HAT1 gene encoding histone acetyltransferase type B catalytic subunit isoform X2, protein MEKKLAEYKCNTNEAIQLKLVRFPEDLEDENTTFNPEYSHQVFGDDEVAFGYKGLKILLYYIAGNLSTLFRIEYTSKVNEKFDCVEADDVESKIREIIPPGFCTNTDDFVSLLEKEVNFKPFGMLLHTYSIHNEEAGEDIAYQIYKADMTCPGFREYHERLQTFLMWFIETASFIDVDDERWNYFLVFEKYNKDGATLFATVGYMTVYNYYVYPDKTRPRVSQMLILPPFQGEGHGAQLLETVHRYYMSSPTVLDITAEDPSENYVKLRDFVLVKLCQDLLCFSPVKLMQGFSQEMVTEAQQKLKINKQHTRRVYEILRLRATNMGDAEQSRSYRLDVKRRLIGPYKKKQRELAKMRRCLRPEEMTNQLNQIDLNLQREQLEESFQQLVSDYRRVLERLAQA, encoded by the exons ATGGAGAAGAAGCTGGCTGAATACAAGTGTAATACAAATGAGGCAATTCAGCTGAAACTAG TTCGCTTTCCTGAGGATTTGGAGGATGAGAACACAACATTTAATCCAGAGTACAGCCATCAAGTGTTTGGAGATGA tGAAGTTGCTTTTGGCTACAAGGGACTGAAGATCCTCTTGTATTACATTGCTGGAAATCTGTCAACGCTCTTCCGCATTGAATACACATCAAAAGTGAATGAAAAGTTTGACTGTGTGGAG GCAGATGATGTGGAAAGTAAAATTAGAGAAATCATTCCGCCTGGTTTTTGCACAAACACAGATGACTTTGTGTCTCTGCTGGAGAAAGAGGTAAACTTCAAGCCCTTTGGAATGCTGTTGCACACATATTCTATCCATAATGAGGAAGCTGGTGAAGATATAGCATATCAGATATACAAG GCTGACATGACATGTCCAGGCTTTCGAGAATATCATGAAAGGCTTCAGACGTTCTTGATGTGGTTTATTGAAACTGCTAGCTTTATTGATGTAGATGATGAAAGATGGAACTACTTTCTAGT ATTTGAGAAGTATAATAAGGATGGAGCTACGCTCTTTGCGACCGTAGGCTACATGACAGTCTATAATTACTATGTGTACCCAGACAAAACCCGGCCACGTGTAAG CCAGATGCTGATCTTGCCACCATTCCAAGGAGAAGGCCATGGTGCTCAGCTGCTTGAAACAGTTCATAGATACTATATGTCTTCTCCTACAGTACTTGATATAACAG CTGAAGATCCATCTGAGAACTATGTGAAGCTTAGAGACTTTGTTCTTGTAAAGCTCTGTCAagatttgctttgcttttccccagTAAAGTTAATGCAAGGTTTCAGTCAAGAAATGGTGACGGAAGCGcaacaaaaattgaaaataaataag CAACACACAAGACGAGTTTATGAAATTCTCCGATTGCGTGCAACAAATATGGGTGATGCAGAACAGTCCAGAAGCTATCGGTTGGATGTTAAAAGAAGACTGATTGGGCCCTATAAG aaaaaacagagagaacTTGCCAAGATGAGAAGGTGTCTAAGACCAGAGGAGATGACTAATCAGTTGAACCAAATAGACCTAAACTTGCAACGCGAACAGTTAGAAGAGAGCTTCCAACAGCTTGTTTCAGATTACCGAAGAGTCCTAGAACGACTTGCACAAGCATGA
- the HAT1 gene encoding histone acetyltransferase type B catalytic subunit isoform X1, with translation MAGLTAMEKKLAEYKCNTNEAIQLKLVRFPEDLEDENTTFNPEYSHQVFGDDEVAFGYKGLKILLYYIAGNLSTLFRIEYTSKVNEKFDCVEADDVESKIREIIPPGFCTNTDDFVSLLEKEVNFKPFGMLLHTYSIHNEEAGEDIAYQIYKADMTCPGFREYHERLQTFLMWFIETASFIDVDDERWNYFLVFEKYNKDGATLFATVGYMTVYNYYVYPDKTRPRVSQMLILPPFQGEGHGAQLLETVHRYYMSSPTVLDITAEDPSENYVKLRDFVLVKLCQDLLCFSPVKLMQGFSQEMVTEAQQKLKINKQHTRRVYEILRLRATNMGDAEQSRSYRLDVKRRLIGPYKKKQRELAKMRRCLRPEEMTNQLNQIDLNLQREQLEESFQQLVSDYRRVLERLAQA, from the exons ATGGCGG gacttACTGCTATGGAGAAGAAGCTGGCTGAATACAAGTGTAATACAAATGAGGCAATTCAGCTGAAACTAG TTCGCTTTCCTGAGGATTTGGAGGATGAGAACACAACATTTAATCCAGAGTACAGCCATCAAGTGTTTGGAGATGA tGAAGTTGCTTTTGGCTACAAGGGACTGAAGATCCTCTTGTATTACATTGCTGGAAATCTGTCAACGCTCTTCCGCATTGAATACACATCAAAAGTGAATGAAAAGTTTGACTGTGTGGAG GCAGATGATGTGGAAAGTAAAATTAGAGAAATCATTCCGCCTGGTTTTTGCACAAACACAGATGACTTTGTGTCTCTGCTGGAGAAAGAGGTAAACTTCAAGCCCTTTGGAATGCTGTTGCACACATATTCTATCCATAATGAGGAAGCTGGTGAAGATATAGCATATCAGATATACAAG GCTGACATGACATGTCCAGGCTTTCGAGAATATCATGAAAGGCTTCAGACGTTCTTGATGTGGTTTATTGAAACTGCTAGCTTTATTGATGTAGATGATGAAAGATGGAACTACTTTCTAGT ATTTGAGAAGTATAATAAGGATGGAGCTACGCTCTTTGCGACCGTAGGCTACATGACAGTCTATAATTACTATGTGTACCCAGACAAAACCCGGCCACGTGTAAG CCAGATGCTGATCTTGCCACCATTCCAAGGAGAAGGCCATGGTGCTCAGCTGCTTGAAACAGTTCATAGATACTATATGTCTTCTCCTACAGTACTTGATATAACAG CTGAAGATCCATCTGAGAACTATGTGAAGCTTAGAGACTTTGTTCTTGTAAAGCTCTGTCAagatttgctttgcttttccccagTAAAGTTAATGCAAGGTTTCAGTCAAGAAATGGTGACGGAAGCGcaacaaaaattgaaaataaataag CAACACACAAGACGAGTTTATGAAATTCTCCGATTGCGTGCAACAAATATGGGTGATGCAGAACAGTCCAGAAGCTATCGGTTGGATGTTAAAAGAAGACTGATTGGGCCCTATAAG aaaaaacagagagaacTTGCCAAGATGAGAAGGTGTCTAAGACCAGAGGAGATGACTAATCAGTTGAACCAAATAGACCTAAACTTGCAACGCGAACAGTTAGAAGAGAGCTTCCAACAGCTTGTTTCAGATTACCGAAGAGTCCTAGAACGACTTGCACAAGCATGA